One segment of Engraulis encrasicolus isolate BLACKSEA-1 chromosome 7, IST_EnEncr_1.0, whole genome shotgun sequence DNA contains the following:
- the adora2b gene encoding adenosine receptor A2b — translation MNPRPHIYISIELIIAVLSIAGNVLVCWAVAINSTLKNATNYFLVSLAVADILVGCLAIPFAITISLSLDADFYGCLFLACFVLVLTQSSIFSLLAVAIDRYLAVKIPLRYKELMTGKRAREIIAVLWILSFIIGLVPFLGWNKWEDACCPKSSNETLSEESEDPNNPSNPDPNCSMLHSCQLKCLFEGVVDMGYMVYFNFFGCVLPPLLIMLGIYIKIFTVARHQMRQIELKCSVGNGESHHHGLLQREIRAAKSLSIIVGLFALCWLPVHILNCLTLFYEGLEKPDEVMYVAILLSHTNSAVNPIIYAYRIQDFRVTFRKILSRHFLCRKDELYLGSNGSKRHRDQINQMTIDPLL, via the exons ATGAATCCTAGGCCTCACATTTACATTTCTATCGAATTGATCATTGCTGTTTTGTCCATCGCCGGCAATGTTTTGGTTTGCTGGGCTGTTGCCATCAACTCTACTCTGAAGAACGCAACTAACTACTTTTTGGTGTCCTTGGCGGTGGCCGATATCTTGGTTGGTTGTCTGGCTATACCTTTCGCCATCACCATCAGCCTGAGTCTGGACGCAGACTTCTACGGATGCCTGTTCCTCGCTTGCTTTGTTTTAGTTCTCACCCAGAGTTCAATTTTTAGTCTTCTGGCAGTGGCAATTGACAGATATCTGGCGGTCAAAATTCCCCTAAG ATACAAGGAGCTGATGACAGGGAAGAGGGCACGGGAGATCATAGCCGTCTTGTGGATCCTGTCCTTCATCATCGGCCTGGTGCCCTTCCTTGGCTGGAACAAGTGGGAGGATGCCTGCTGCCCCAAGAGCAGCAATGAGACCCTGTCTGAAGAGTCGGAGGACCCCAACAACCCCAGCAACCCTGACCCCAACTGCAGTATGCTGCATAGCTGCCAGCTCAAGTGTCTGTTCGAGGGCGTGGTGGACATGGGCTACATGGTCTACTTCAACTTCTTCGGCTGCGTGCTGCCTCCGCTGCTCATCATGCTGGGCATCTACATCAAAATCTTCACGGTGGCGCGGCACCAGATGCGGCAGATCGAGCTCAAGTGCAGCGTGGGCAACGGCGAGAGCCACCACCATGGCCTGCTGCAGCGGGAGATCCGTGCAGCCAAGTCGCTGTCCATCATCGTGGGGCTGTTCGCCCTGTGTTGGCTGCCGGTGCACATCCTCAACTGCCTCACACTCTTCTACGAGGGCCTGGAGAAGCCAGACGAGGTCATGTACGTGGCCATCCTGCTGTCGCACACCAACTCGGCCGTCAACCCCATCATATACGCCTACCGCATACAGGACTTCCGCGTGACCTTCCGGAAGATTCTCTCCAGACACTTCCTGTGCCGCAAGGACGAGCTGTACCTGGGGTCCAACGGCAGCAAGCGGCACAGGGACCAGATCAACCAGATGACCATCGACCCATTGCTATAG